A stretch of the uncultured Desulfobacter sp. genome encodes the following:
- the galU gene encoding UTP--glucose-1-phosphate uridylyltransferase GalU, with the protein MKVKKAVFPVAGLGTRFLPATKAMAKEMLTVVDKPIIQYAVEEAFDAGIEQIIFVTGRGKKALEDHFDRSYELETTLKTKGKTDMLQILHELVPRTGTIVYTRQHDPLGLGHAIWCARDIVGDEPFAVLLADDMIQTQGKPVLAEMVEKFERFRASIAAVMEVEKDQTDKYGILDAAPLEEDMVRINDMIEKPTPEEAPSNLAIVGRYILTPKIWEYLGKKQTGAGGEIQLTDAMKGLLTEQPIFGYKFKGTRFDCGDKAGFQMANLSFSLDRPEIRGKLLDFIKTIKG; encoded by the coding sequence ATGAAAGTAAAAAAAGCGGTATTTCCGGTGGCAGGCCTTGGCACCCGGTTCCTCCCGGCGACGAAGGCGATGGCCAAGGAGATGTTGACCGTGGTAGACAAGCCCATTATCCAATATGCTGTTGAAGAGGCATTTGACGCCGGCATTGAACAGATCATCTTTGTCACGGGCCGGGGGAAAAAGGCCTTGGAAGACCACTTTGACCGCAGTTATGAATTAGAGACTACGCTCAAAACCAAGGGAAAAACAGATATGCTGCAGATACTCCATGAACTGGTTCCCAGAACCGGCACCATTGTTTATACCCGGCAGCATGATCCTTTAGGACTTGGTCATGCCATCTGGTGCGCCAGGGACATTGTAGGGGACGAGCCCTTTGCCGTACTTCTGGCCGATGATATGATCCAGACCCAAGGCAAACCCGTGCTTGCGGAAATGGTGGAAAAATTTGAACGGTTCCGCGCATCCATTGCCGCTGTCATGGAAGTGGAAAAAGACCAGACGGATAAATACGGCATTCTGGATGCGGCCCCTCTGGAAGAGGATATGGTAAGAATCAATGACATGATTGAAAAGCCTACCCCCGAAGAGGCCCCATCCAACCTGGCCATTGTGGGCCGATACATCCTTACCCCCAAAATATGGGAGTATCTGGGAAAAAAACAGACCGGTGCCGGCGGTGAAATCCAACTCACGGATGCCATGAAAGGCCTTTTAACCGAACAACCGATTTTTGGATATAAATTCAAGGGCACCCGGTTTGACTGCGGGGACAAGGCCGGATTTCAAATGGCTAATTTGTCCTTTTCCCTTGACAGGCCCGAAATACGCGGGAAACTACTTGATTTCATAAAAACGATCAAGGGTTGA